Below is a window of Moorella thermoacetica DNA.
GGGTACTGCTTGCTGGCCAGAATCTCCCCATTATGGGTAAATTTAAAGGCCAGGAAGTCGCGAGCCCCCGTCCAGGAGTCCGGCGGCGGGTTGGTAACTGGTAACTGGCCCAAAAAATCTAGGAACCGCCGGGCAAGTTGCTTGTCGTTAAGGTTGATGACCTGCTTGGGGTCGCCTGAGGGTTGGTTTACATAAAATTCAAGCCCTACAATGTTGCTTTTGAACTCCTTAAAACTGGCTGTCGCAGTAACCGGCTGTTTTTCCGCCCGGCACCCGGCGAGGCTTAAAGAAAGTAGAATTAAAAAGCAGGCAAGCAAACGCCGGAACATTGGCTTCTCTCCCTGTTTCAAATGGCTTAGTCTAATCTATAATAATATCCCTGTCCCGCCTCAATATCAATAGACGCCGGTTTTTTTATAAAGTTCCCGGCCATTGAGGAAAATAACCTTTCCCCCGGGTGCTTGGAGGCCAAGAAGTTCTTGACCTTTCTGCCACCATCAGCTTACAATAAAGGGGAATACAGGGGTGAAGACGATGCAGGTACGCTATAAGCTCTGGCTGGAAGAGGGGGAACATGTCTTCGGTGAGGGCCTCTTTGAACTCCTGCAGGAAATCGATCGCTTGGGGTCGATAAACCAGGCGGCCCGGAGCCTGAAGATGTCTTACCGCCAGGCCTGGGGTCAGGTGAAAAAGGCGGAGGAAAGGCTGGGGCAGCGTCTTCTCTTTACCCGGATAGGAGGGGAAACCGGTGGCGGGGCGGAGTTAACTCCCGAAGGGAGGTCGTTGGTGCAGCGTTACAGGCAATTTAAAAATGAGGCTGCCGGGGCTATTGAGACAGCCTTCCAACGCTATTTCGGGTAATTTTTATACCGCCGTTATGCTGGCTAAAACATAAGGCGTGTAAGCTGGTAGGTGTAAAGGGGGGAGGACTGCCAGAGGCCTTAACACCCCATGACTATCGAGAGACGAATATTGCCGGCTGGCATTTACCAGCAATGGCCACGGGGCGGTGAAAAAAACAAGGCGGGTAGCACCAAATAATATAACCATCCGGGCAATATCGGGGAGATAATCTGTCCTTACCGGGTACCATGTGGGCTCAAGATAAATAATTGTTCGGGGGGATACATAATGGCGAAAATAAGAAGAATGTGGCTGGTTTTATTGGCGACCCTAATCCTGTTATTAACGTTTACTGGATGCGGCCAGGGGACAAAAACAGGGGACAAGCAGCAGACGCCGCTAGCCGCCGGACCTGTCAATAAAAACCTTATCCTGGCCACTACCACCAGTACTATGGACAGTGGCTTACTCGACGTCCTTATTCCCATGTTTGAAGAAAAGAGCGGCTATATCGTTAAACCAAATGCCGTAGGTACCGGGCAAGCCCTGGCCATGGGCGATCAGGGTAACGCCGATGTCTTGCTGGTCCATGCCCCGGCCGACGAGGTCAAACTGGTACAAAAAGGAACAGTCATTAACCGCCAGCTGGTCATGCATAATGACTTTATCATCGTCGGCCCGCCAAGCGATCCGGCCGGGATCAGAGGGGTAAAAAAAGCGGCCGACGCTTTTAAAAAGATTGCCGCCAAGCAGGCCATCTTTGTCTCCCGGGGAGACGATTCCGGCACCCATAAGAAGGAAAAGGATATTTGGAAAGAAGCCGGGATCAATCCCCAAGGCAAGTGGTACCAGGAAGCCGGTGCCGGCATGGGCCAGACCTTAAATATAGCCTCGGAAAAAGGCGGCTATACCCTGACGGACCGTGGCACCTACCTGGCATTAAAAAAGAACCTTAACCTGGATATTATGTTAGAAGGGGAAAAGACCCTGCTCAATATCTATCATGTTATGCAGGTCAACCCGGAGAAGTTCCCCGGAATGAAGATCAACAGCGAGGGAGCGAAGGCCTTTGTAGATTTCATGGTGGCTCCGGAGACCCAGAAGGTTATCGGTGATTTTGGTAAGGATAAATTCGGTCAGTCCCTCTTCTTCCCCGACGCCGGCAAGGATGAGAATACCCTGGGGCAGTAACGGGTCTCGTCCTGGGGACCCCAACAATGCCGGCCGGTAGCGAAGTTATTTGCGGAGGCAAAGCTTAAACGGTGGAAGCAATCTGGCAGGGCCTGGTACAGGCCTTCCTGTTAATTATCAAGCTGGACCCCGGGGTTATGGAAGTGGTAACCCTCACCCTGAAGGTGTGCGGTCTGGCGACGGCTATCAGCATCTTGATAGGGGTGCCCCTGGGCATCTTTCTGGCCTTGAAGGCTTTTCCTGGCCGCCAGGTGGTCGTCAGCCTGGTCAATACCGGTATGGGTATGCCGCCGGTGGTCGTCGGGCTCGTGGTGAGTTTTCTCCTCTGGCGTAGCGGACCCCTGGGGTACTTCGGGCTTATCTATACCCCGGCGGCCATGGTAATTGCTCAGGCCCTGATTGCCGCCCCCCTGATTACCGGCCTGACCATGGCCGCCATCCAGCAGTTGCCCCGCGGGCTGAAGATCCAGGTCCTGGCCCTGGGGGCTACCCCGGGGCAACTCTACTGGACTTTACTCAAGGAGGCCCGCCTGGGCATCCTGGCGGCTGTTATCGCCGGCTTTGGCGGCGTTATTTCCGAGGTCGGGGCGGCAACTATGGTCGGCGGCAATATTATGCACCAGACCCGGGTGCTGACAACGGCCACGGTGATGGAGGTATCCCGGGGGCACTTTGATGTGGCTATGGCCTTGAGCTTCATTTTGCTCGGCCTCTCCTTCGCTGTCACCTTCGCCCTGACTGTATTGCAACAGAGGGAACGTACTGGAAAGGCTAATAAAAGAAGGTTTTTGCGGTTTTTCAGGAGTTAACCGGGAGTGCTCTAAAAGGGGGAAGGCCATGGGTATCAGCATCTGCGCCAGGGACGTGCGGGTAATCAAGGGCGGCCGTCAGGTCCTGGCAGTCGATGACCTGGAAATCGGGCCCGGTGAGGTATGGGGCCTTATAGGGCCCAACGGCGCCGGCAAGAGCACCCTGCTTCAGGTCCTGGCCCTGCTGGAAAAGCCGGCCACGGGAGAGGTCTGGTTCGCCGGCCGGAAGGTTGACTACCGCCGGATATTACCCTGGCGGCGGCAGCTGGCCGTTGTCTTTCAGGAGTCTTTACTTTTAAATACCACCGTGTTTAATAATGTGGCTACGGGTTTGCGTTTCCGCGGCCTGCCGCGGCCGGTTATTAAGGAAAGGGTCGAACGCTGGTTAAAGGCCCTGCAAATCGAGGACCTGGCCGATCGGCCGGCCAGGGGGCTTTCCGGGGGTGAGGCGCAGCGGGTTAGCCTGGCCCGGGCCCTGGCCCTGGAGCCCCGGGTTCTTTTCCTGGATGAACCCTTTGCCGCCCTGGACGCCCCGACCCGGGCCGCCCTCCTGGAAGAACTCCATCACATCCTTGAGGCCACAGGCATAACGGCTGTTTTCGTAACCCATGACTTCACCGAACTACCCTTTCTGGCGGACAGAGTGGCAGCTCTCCAGGAAGGGAGAATTGTTCAAACCGGCACCCCGGAGGCCATTCTCTGGCATCCGGCCAGTATACAACTGGCAGCCTTTGTGGGGATCGCCAATCTCCTCCCGGGGGAGGCCAGCTTGAACGGTGCTGGTCCTGCCAGGGTACGCCTGAGGGGAGGAACTACCATCCTGGCCGGGACCAGGGTCAAGGGCCGGGTGGTGGCCTGCCTCCGCCCGGAAGAGATAAACATCTGCGGCTTTCAGGAGGGGAAACAGGGGGCAAATATCCTCCGGGGGAGGATTGTGCGGGTGGTGCCCCTGGGAGGGCAGTACCGGGTGGAGGTAGATTGTGGCCTGGAATTGGTGGCCCTGGCCGGGGCCGCCCAGATACGCCGGAGTTTTATGGTCCCCGGGCGGGAGGTTATGGTAACCTTTCCCCCCGAGGCCGTCCACCTGATACCAGCTTGATACTTGCAGGCTTGCCGTCAAGCAGGTATAATAGCCCGGGAAGGGGTGATAAAACTGCCTAAAATACTGGTAGTTGATGATGAGCCGGCTATTGTGGAGCTGGTAAAATTTAACCTGGAACAGGCGGGTTTTACCACCATAACTGCCAGTGACGGTGCGGAAGCACTGCAGAAAGCTGAGGCCGAAAAACCCGACCTCATTATCCTGGACGTGATGTTGCCGAAGGTAGACGGTTTTGAGGTCTGCCGGAGCCTCAGGGCCAGGGGCAGCATGCCTATTTTGATGCTGACGGCCCGCCGGGAAGAGGTGGACCGTGTCCTGGGCCTGGAATTGGGGGCCGACGACTACCTGACCAAACCCTTCAGCCCCCGGGAACTGGTTGCCAGGGTGCGGGCAATTCTACGTCGGGTTGCGGAAAAACAGCAACAGAACGATGGTATAATTACCGTCGGCGACCTGGTGATAAACCCCGCCAGCCATCTGGTGACGGTACGGGGTAAACCGGTGGATCTCACCTTGAAAGAGTACCAGCTTTTACAACTCCTGGCGGAAAACCGGGGCCGGGTTTTTAGCCGGGAAGCCCTCCTGGAACGTTTATGGGAAGGGGAATA
It encodes the following:
- a CDS encoding substrate-binding domain-containing protein, yielding MAKIRRMWLVLLATLILLLTFTGCGQGTKTGDKQQTPLAAGPVNKNLILATTTSTMDSGLLDVLIPMFEEKSGYIVKPNAVGTGQALAMGDQGNADVLLVHAPADEVKLVQKGTVINRQLVMHNDFIIVGPPSDPAGIRGVKKAADAFKKIAAKQAIFVSRGDDSGTHKKEKDIWKEAGINPQGKWYQEAGAGMGQTLNIASEKGGYTLTDRGTYLALKKNLNLDIMLEGEKTLLNIYHVMQVNPEKFPGMKINSEGAKAFVDFMVAPETQKVIGDFGKDKFGQSLFFPDAGKDENTLGQ
- a CDS encoding ABC transporter permease: MEAIWQGLVQAFLLIIKLDPGVMEVVTLTLKVCGLATAISILIGVPLGIFLALKAFPGRQVVVSLVNTGMGMPPVVVGLVVSFLLWRSGPLGYFGLIYTPAAMVIAQALIAAPLITGLTMAAIQQLPRGLKIQVLALGATPGQLYWTLLKEARLGILAAVIAGFGGVISEVGAATMVGGNIMHQTRVLTTATVMEVSRGHFDVAMALSFILLGLSFAVTFALTVLQQRERTGKANKRRFLRFFRS
- a CDS encoding ABC transporter ATP-binding protein, with product MGISICARDVRVIKGGRQVLAVDDLEIGPGEVWGLIGPNGAGKSTLLQVLALLEKPATGEVWFAGRKVDYRRILPWRRQLAVVFQESLLLNTTVFNNVATGLRFRGLPRPVIKERVERWLKALQIEDLADRPARGLSGGEAQRVSLARALALEPRVLFLDEPFAALDAPTRAALLEELHHILEATGITAVFVTHDFTELPFLADRVAALQEGRIVQTGTPEAILWHPASIQLAAFVGIANLLPGEASLNGAGPARVRLRGGTTILAGTRVKGRVVACLRPEEINICGFQEGKQGANILRGRIVRVVPLGGQYRVEVDCGLELVALAGAAQIRRSFMVPGREVMVTFPPEAVHLIPA
- a CDS encoding response regulator transcription factor, with the translated sequence MIKLPKILVVDDEPAIVELVKFNLEQAGFTTITASDGAEALQKAEAEKPDLIILDVMLPKVDGFEVCRSLRARGSMPILMLTARREEVDRVLGLELGADDYLTKPFSPRELVARVRAILRRVAEKQQQNDGIITVGDLVINPASHLVTVRGKPVDLTLKEYQLLQLLAENRGRVFSREALLERLWEGEYYGDTRTIDVHIRHLREKIEANPSNPRYIITVRGVGYKFRD
- a CDS encoding winged helix-turn-helix domain-containing protein codes for the protein MQVRYKLWLEEGEHVFGEGLFELLQEIDRLGSINQAARSLKMSYRQAWGQVKKAEERLGQRLLFTRIGGETGGGAELTPEGRSLVQRYRQFKNEAAGAIETAFQRYFG